One part of the Candidatus Borreliella tachyglossi genome encodes these proteins:
- a CDS encoding ABC-F family ATP-binding cassette domain-containing protein produces the protein MIAVSNLEVAFGERVLFKDVNVKFSSGNCYGIIGANGAGKSTFLKVLGGTIESSKGEVSIPKNQRMAVLEQNQFAYDNFRVIDTVIMGHKKLYAVQKEKDEIYEKPDFSDEDGIRAGELEAEFADLGGYEAESEAAVLLKGLGIEEAMHGSLMRDVEGALKVRVLLAQALFGDPDILLLDEPTNNLDIQSIKWLEEFLINFENTVIVVSHDRHFLNQVCTHIVDIDYGKIQVYLGNYDFWYETSQILNRQLKDAKKRSEEKIAELKTFIQRFSSNASKSRQATSRKKLIDKIKIEDLKPSSRKFPYVNFKSERELGKNVITIKNLVKEFEGQYILNKFNIVIEPSQRVVFLGSPISASALFDIITNEDRDYKGHYEWGATVNFAYFNKDNEKYFSSDLSLVDWLRQYSKEQDETYIRGFLGRMLFSQDEALKKVNVLSGGEKVRCMLSKIMLSGANVLLLDQPTNHLDLEAITSLNTGLQDFKGVVLFTSHDHQFIDTIADRIIEFTPNGIIDRYMTFSEYIDDSKVKDLRDKLYEGHASLKL, from the coding sequence TTGATAGCAGTAAGTAATTTAGAGGTTGCATTTGGAGAGAGAGTTTTATTCAAAGATGTTAATGTTAAGTTTTCTTCTGGGAATTGTTATGGAATAATTGGGGCTAATGGTGCTGGCAAGAGCACATTTTTGAAAGTTTTAGGCGGAACAATTGAGTCTAGCAAAGGCGAGGTGTCAATTCCTAAAAATCAAAGGATGGCTGTCCTTGAGCAAAATCAATTTGCTTATGATAATTTTAGGGTCATTGATACTGTGATCATGGGACATAAGAAGCTTTATGCTGTCCAGAAGGAAAAAGATGAAATTTATGAGAAGCCTGATTTTAGTGATGAGGATGGAATTAGAGCTGGAGAACTTGAGGCTGAATTTGCTGACCTTGGAGGTTATGAGGCCGAGTCTGAGGCTGCGGTACTACTTAAGGGCTTAGGCATAGAGGAGGCTATGCACGGTAGTTTGATGAGAGATGTTGAGGGGGCATTGAAGGTGAGAGTACTCTTGGCACAGGCTCTTTTTGGGGATCCTGATATTTTGCTTCTTGATGAGCCTACTAATAACCTTGATATTCAATCAATTAAATGGTTAGAGGAATTTTTGATCAATTTTGAAAATACGGTTATTGTTGTATCACATGATAGACACTTTTTAAATCAAGTATGTACTCATATTGTTGATATTGATTATGGGAAAATTCAAGTTTATCTTGGCAATTATGATTTTTGGTATGAAACCAGTCAAATTCTTAATAGGCAGTTAAAAGATGCCAAGAAAAGATCTGAAGAAAAAATTGCCGAACTTAAGACTTTTATTCAAAGATTTTCAAGTAATGCATCAAAATCTAGACAAGCAACTTCAAGAAAGAAATTAATTGATAAGATTAAAATTGAAGACTTAAAGCCTTCTTCAAGAAAATTCCCTTATGTTAACTTTAAGAGTGAAAGAGAGCTTGGAAAAAATGTTATTACAATTAAGAATTTAGTTAAAGAATTTGAAGGACAATATATTCTAAACAAGTTTAACATTGTAATAGAACCGAGCCAAAGGGTTGTGTTTTTAGGTAGTCCAATCTCAGCAAGTGCTCTTTTTGACATAATTACCAATGAAGATAGAGATTATAAAGGACATTATGAATGGGGTGCTACAGTTAATTTTGCTTATTTTAATAAAGATAATGAGAAATATTTTAGTTCAGATTTAAGTCTGGTAGATTGGTTAAGACAGTATTCAAAAGAGCAGGACGAGACGTATATTAGAGGATTTTTAGGGAGAATGCTTTTTAGTCAAGATGAGGCTTTAAAAAAGGTTAATGTTCTATCAGGGGGTGAAAAGGTAAGGTGCATGCTTTCAAAGATAATGCTTAGTGGGGCTAATGTGTTATTATTGGATCAGCCAACTAATCATTTAGACCTTGAAGCGATTACATCTCTTAATACTGGATTGCAAGATTTTAAAGGTGTTGTATTGTTTACATCCCATGATCATCAGTTTATTGATACCATTGCTGATAGGATTATTGAATTTACTCCAAATGGAATAATTGATCGTTACATGACTTTTTCAGAGTATATTGATGACTCTAAAGTTAAAGACTTACGAGATAAGCTTTATGAAGGACATGCTAGCTTGAAACTTTAA
- a CDS encoding outer membrane protein assembly factor BamB family protein yields the protein MKISFYIFMFLSICFPLSANVNLYFQRALTGKVIGNPILDERRNTITVLTKDKWLTTYTMSLEKKYSYRLNRIPYPYLLKDFDNGYYVITGRNEVHKIRRGKLIWKYKLNSSPIKAPSIGNGYILIPQLDGRVIALNLGTGQKVFEIDMGEKATTSSVVLENGNFYIASENNTIFAFNSLGEEMWSDGLISTPNVLMINTNDEIIVGHQSGHVVAYRSDVGKVSGSVKLDYPVNFLFEKFNGEYIVVSDVGVFSNLSRDLEIRFSENLSFDVKEAVLYNNKNLFIAIKPNGILSLDEYFRPIDRYDNMEGISGLSANIGIITTGGLNWILTTYYYKYEDELDVKTWNHTLGNRYHQNRIDFREKSLLYHEEIYLSLDETLNSVYSREAYEKFLNILESLVIRYGTLPKKYLDLYKKALINWLLPRDGIDRIAQRGELYKYFMYVDDESAVKSFINMAIKEKNISNIIRLVKSIAQFEDYHGQDDLVYNYMQYVILNYQGNLDIAYAVLLNLRKIILSSTKDNLKIYKGKYLTLLKFIRRQNFSEKINQYINEIIATL from the coding sequence TTGAAGATAAGTTTTTATATTTTTATGTTTCTAAGCATTTGTTTTCCTCTTTCAGCAAATGTTAATCTTTATTTTCAGAGAGCTTTGACAGGGAAAGTGATAGGAAATCCTATCCTTGATGAAAGGCGTAATACTATTACTGTGTTGACAAAAGATAAGTGGCTGACAACTTATACTATGTCTTTAGAGAAAAAGTATTCTTACAGATTAAATAGGATTCCTTATCCCTATCTTTTAAAGGATTTTGATAATGGATATTATGTTATTACAGGTCGTAATGAAGTCCACAAAATTAGAAGGGGAAAACTTATTTGGAAGTATAAACTGAATTCTTCTCCTATTAAAGCACCCTCAATAGGCAATGGTTATATTTTAATCCCTCAGCTTGATGGGAGGGTTATTGCTTTAAATCTTGGAACTGGTCAAAAAGTTTTTGAGATAGATATGGGAGAAAAGGCTACGACTTCTTCTGTTGTTCTTGAAAATGGTAATTTTTATATTGCAAGTGAAAATAATACAATATTTGCTTTTAATTCTCTAGGAGAGGAAATGTGGAGTGATGGCCTTATATCTACTCCTAATGTATTGATGATCAATACTAATGATGAGATAATTGTTGGGCATCAATCTGGTCATGTTGTTGCTTATCGTAGTGATGTTGGCAAGGTTTCAGGATCTGTTAAATTAGACTATCCTGTTAATTTTTTATTTGAAAAATTTAATGGCGAATATATTGTAGTATCTGATGTTGGAGTTTTTTCAAATTTAAGTAGAGATCTTGAAATTAGATTTTCTGAAAACTTGAGCTTCGATGTTAAAGAAGCTGTCCTTTATAATAATAAAAATCTTTTCATTGCCATAAAACCAAATGGAATTTTATCTCTTGATGAGTATTTCAGACCGATTGATAGATATGATAATATGGAAGGGATATCAGGACTTAGTGCTAATATTGGAATAATTACTACAGGTGGTCTTAATTGGATACTAACGACTTATTATTATAAATATGAAGATGAACTTGATGTTAAAACTTGGAATCATACATTAGGTAATAGATATCATCAAAATAGAATAGACTTTAGAGAAAAATCTTTATTATATCATGAAGAAATTTATTTATCTCTTGATGAGACGTTAAATTCTGTATACAGTAGGGAAGCATATGAGAAATTTTTAAATATACTAGAGTCTTTGGTAATCAGATATGGCACTTTACCTAAGAAGTATTTAGATCTATATAAAAAAGCTCTAATTAATTGGCTTTTGCCAAGAGATGGAATTGATAGAATAGCTCAAAGAGGGGAGCTTTATAAATATTTCATGTATGTTGATGATGAATCTGCAGTTAAAAGCTTTATAAACATGGCAATTAAGGAAAAGAATATCAGTAATATAATTAGATTAGTTAAAAGTATTGCGCAATTTGAAGACTATCATGGGCAAGATGACCTTGTGTATAACTATATGCAATATGTGATATTAAATTATCAGGGGAATTTAGACATAGCTTATGCCGTTCTTCTAAACTTGCGCAAGATAATTTTGAGCTCTACAAAGGATAATCTTAAAATTTATAAGGGTAAGTATTTAACTTTATTGAAGTTTATCAGACGCCAAAATTTTTCTGAGAAAATTAATCAATATATTAACGAAATTATTGCAACTCTTTAA
- a CDS encoding P83/100 family protein produces the protein MKRIWIIGVSLFVLLNIFTLHARELDKKRLKDFVDMDLEFVNYRGPYEATNTYREIVGIGEFLARNLTDNKSNYYNKYYVNRYIDDKDVKSSTDVFLIGERSALDSILNLRRILTGYFMEAFKYDRDSAELLAKAITIYNAVYRGDLNYYSSAYIQAAVEDTSKENVGLSRVYSQWTGKTHIFIPLKRDILSGDIESDIDLDRIVTDKVIESLLNENAGGTDFARDLTDIQDEGHGMDQGRIDFESDTLESIDDGLRDTIDNLREQLEKATDEEKADIQKQIEDKRAEKEVQEKKARELEESQKKLDDAQDKLDIQRDVVKDKMQENFDKGNRDKNLPEPGEISSPKVDKKLELTEAVEDLEEQLEKATDEEKADIQKQIEDKRAEKEVQEKKARELEESQKKLDDAQDKLDIQRDVVKDKMQENFDKGNRDKNLPEPGEISSPKVDKKLELTEAIEDDDKSPSSTDVAQGSDRQSLDSKEQGQVGDVGKSAKDEKRKSVFLEVLNPSTNLGVLQFIDSDGNKLEEASQYGIRRYGIYERSDDLVAIKLCSGIAKLQVLNKLENLKVESESEFELSRDSSLFVDEKMILVVVKDNNAWKLAKFSSKNLSDFILSENEVLPFTSFTVKDGYVYLQDTSKRVITLDLDTLKKVS, from the coding sequence ATGAAAAGAATATGGATAATTGGTGTTTCGTTGTTTGTTCTCTTAAATATTTTTACTCTTCATGCTAGAGAACTTGACAAGAAGAGATTAAAAGATTTTGTTGATATGGATCTTGAATTTGTTAATTATAGGGGTCCTTATGAGGCTACAAATACATATAGGGAAATAGTAGGAATTGGTGAATTTTTGGCTAGAAATTTAACTGATAACAAGTCAAATTATTATAACAAATATTATGTTAATAGATACATTGATGATAAGGATGTGAAGAGTAGTACGGATGTTTTCCTTATTGGAGAGAGATCTGCTCTTGATAGTATTTTAAACCTTAGAAGAATACTTACAGGATATTTTATGGAGGCTTTTAAGTACGATAGGGATAGTGCGGAATTACTTGCTAAAGCTATTACGATATACAATGCTGTTTACCGAGGTGATTTGAATTATTATAGTAGTGCTTATATTCAGGCTGCAGTTGAGGATACAAGTAAAGAGAATGTGGGACTCTCTAGGGTTTATAGTCAATGGACTGGGAAGACTCATATTTTCATTCCTCTTAAAAGAGATATTTTATCAGGGGATATTGAATCGGATATTGATCTTGACAGAATAGTTACAGATAAGGTGATAGAATCTCTTTTAAATGAAAATGCAGGCGGTACAGACTTTGCAAGGGACCTTACAGATATTCAGGATGAAGGCCATGGTATGGATCAGGGTAGGATCGATTTTGAGTCTGATACTTTGGAGAGCATTGATGATGGATTACGGGATACTATTGATAACTTAAGAGAGCAACTTGAGAAAGCTACTGATGAGGAGAAGGCAGATATTCAGAAGCAAATTGAAGATAAGCGAGCTGAGAAAGAGGTGCAGGAGAAGAAGGCTAGGGAGCTTGAGGAGTCTCAGAAGAAATTAGATGATGCTCAAGATAAATTAGACATTCAAAGAGATGTGGTTAAAGATAAAATGCAAGAAAATTTTGATAAAGGCAATAGAGATAAGAATTTACCAGAACCCGGTGAGATAAGTTCTCCGAAAGTAGATAAAAAATTGGAGTTAACTGAAGCAGTTGAAGATTTAGAAGAGCAACTTGAGAAAGCTACTGATGAGGAGAAGGCAGATATTCAGAAGCAAATTGAAGATAAGCGAGCTGAGAAAGAGGTGCAGGAGAAGAAGGCTAGGGAGCTTGAGGAGTCTCAGAAGAAATTAGATGATGCTCAAGATAAATTAGACATTCAAAGAGATGTGGTTAAAGATAAAATGCAAGAAAATTTTGATAAAGGCAATAGAGATAAGAATTTACCAGAACCCGGTGAGATAAGTTCTCCGAAAGTAGATAAAAAATTGGAGTTAACTGAAGCAATTGAAGATGATGATAAGTCACCAAGTAGTACTGATGTTGCTCAAGGTTCTGACAGGCAGTCGTTAGATTCTAAAGAGCAAGGGCAGGTGGGTGATGTAGGTAAATCTGCTAAGGATGAAAAACGTAAATCTGTGTTTTTAGAAGTACTTAATCCGAGCACAAATTTAGGTGTACTTCAATTTATTGATTCAGATGGAAATAAGTTGGAAGAGGCTTCTCAATATGGTATTAGACGGTACGGAATTTATGAAAGGTCTGATGATTTAGTAGCTATCAAGCTTTGTTCGGGTATTGCAAAGCTTCAGGTGCTTAATAAGTTAGAAAACTTAAAAGTTGAATCAGAGTCAGAATTTGAGTTAAGCAGGGATTCTTCTCTTTTTGTTGATGAGAAAATGATTTTGGTAGTAGTTAAGGATAATAACGCTTGGAAATTAGCAAAGTTTTCTTCAAAGAACTTAAGTGATTTTATTCTATCAGAGAATGAAGTCTTGCCATTTACAAGTTTCACTGTTAAGGACGGATATGTTTATTTACAAGATACATCTAAAAGGGTCATTACTTTAGATCTTGATACTTTAAAGAAGGTATCTTGA
- a CDS encoding endonuclease III domain-containing protein, with protein sequence MFYNSFMINLDLIVDEAISRYPNVKPFLNFGNNYELLIMVILSARTTDNMVNKIAPELFKRYKDFKKLADADLVEVERLIYKLGFHANKSRNIVNCSQMILKNFKGIIPDNIEDLISLPGVGRKTANVILGIVYDKPAIIVDTHFSRVVLRHEITHERTPFKIELDLKSRISPEKQYRFSMAINKHGRDICTSRSKNCNNCFLERFAPRLL encoded by the coding sequence ATGTTTTATAATTCTTTTATGATTAATCTTGACTTAATTGTAGATGAAGCTATATCTAGATACCCAAATGTTAAGCCTTTCCTAAATTTTGGAAATAATTATGAACTTTTAATAATGGTAATTTTGAGTGCAAGGACAACTGATAACATGGTTAATAAAATTGCACCTGAGCTTTTTAAAAGGTATAAAGATTTCAAGAAGTTAGCAGATGCTGATTTAGTAGAGGTTGAGAGATTAATTTATAAGTTGGGATTTCATGCAAACAAATCTAGAAACATTGTCAATTGTTCGCAAATGATTTTAAAGAATTTTAAAGGTATTATTCCAGATAATATCGAAGATCTTATATCTCTTCCAGGGGTAGGTAGAAAAACAGCTAATGTTATTCTTGGCATTGTTTATGATAAGCCTGCGATAATTGTAGATACTCATTTTAGTAGGGTTGTGCTTAGGCATGAAATTACACACGAGAGAACACCTTTTAAAATTGAGTTAGATTTAAAAAGTAGAATATCCCCTGAGAAGCAATATAGGTTTTCTATGGCTATTAATAAACATGGAAGAGATATTTGCACCTCGCGTAGTAAAAATTGTAATAATTGTTTTTTAGAAAGATTTGCACCAAGACTTCTTTGA
- a CDS encoding ABC transporter permease subunit, protein MEKLNNSYITLLAIFIIFLIILPTMINENSNFAIYKKDPNKIYSQTINKLPQPPTAQNPLGTDKMGRDIMARLILATRNSILLAFSYAAISVTIGIFIGIIIGSLKLKTCLLISKVIEAIQTLPFTYILMLIFYYFAQKENFNILEVAIPSALIHGWIRFSFITRNNTIIIKNFDYVKASRAMGATKSRIIIRHIFPEVFSSISSIIPLQISKSLTQFEVINYLQQEDKKFYPSLAELLRYMEMGEEYFWIWKNPLIILLIINIILASISFKLKKYMNYFISS, encoded by the coding sequence ATGGAAAAATTGAACAACTCCTATATCACATTACTAGCAATATTTATTATATTCTTAATAATACTTCCCACAATGATTAACGAAAACTCAAACTTCGCAATATACAAAAAAGATCCAAATAAAATATACTCTCAAACAATAAACAAATTACCTCAACCACCTACAGCTCAGAATCCTCTAGGAACGGATAAAATGGGCAGAGATATAATGGCAAGACTTATACTTGCAACTAGAAATTCTATTTTACTTGCATTTAGCTATGCAGCAATTTCTGTAACAATTGGAATTTTTATAGGAATAATTATCGGAAGCTTAAAACTTAAAACTTGTTTGCTAATCTCTAAAGTAATAGAAGCGATACAAACATTGCCATTCACTTATATCCTAATGTTAATTTTTTACTATTTTGCACAAAAAGAAAATTTTAATATACTAGAAGTCGCAATCCCTTCAGCCCTAATACACGGATGGATCCGATTTTCATTTATAACAAGAAATAACACTATAATTATTAAAAATTTTGATTACGTTAAAGCAAGTAGAGCTATGGGAGCAACTAAATCTAGAATAATAATACGACACATATTCCCAGAAGTCTTTTCATCAATATCATCAATAATCCCCCTACAAATCTCAAAAAGCTTAACTCAATTTGAAGTAATAAACTACTTGCAACAAGAAGATAAAAAATTTTATCCAAGCCTTGCAGAGCTTTTAAGATATATGGAAATGGGAGAAGAATACTTTTGGATATGGAAAAATCCCTTAATTATATTACTCATAATTAACATTATACTAGCATCAATAAGCTTTAAACTGAAAAAGTACATGAACTATTTTATTTCATCATAA
- a CDS encoding ABC transporter permease subunit, which translates to MATFILKNIFFMFINAIISIFLCILLLNTFSDNNSNIPFIQKNVFRKYLEYIGILKSIESYKLVHDFDPNVPLSKDYFAKHIAGSSYIVYKTKYKGLIWGTPYYSPLTEGKSTMTVIFSKIKNTLKISIPGVMLSYIIAILFIVIWTLLVKNKFLNNALEHILLFLHSLPRNLTVILIISLLYYLSINPKNLIIGGFAWFFSFFIFNATMLKQSLDKNLSEPYITTAKSKGIKKSHIILYHALIPSLSPLITHLRPTLATAFFGASLIETMFGIDGIGTLTVNAIRNNDYVLYRDLLTIGVFIMLIPNLITDIVIYNINPYKDILE; encoded by the coding sequence ATAGCTACCTTTATTTTAAAAAACATATTCTTTATGTTCATTAATGCTATTATATCCATATTTTTATGTATATTATTGTTAAATACATTCTCTGACAACAATTCAAATATCCCATTTATTCAAAAAAATGTATTCAGAAAATATCTAGAATATATTGGAATACTTAAAAGCATTGAAAGCTACAAATTAGTACACGATTTTGACCCAAATGTACCTCTAAGCAAAGATTACTTCGCTAAACACATCGCAGGCAGTTCATACATAGTATATAAAACAAAATATAAAGGATTGATATGGGGAACACCTTACTACTCCCCACTAACAGAAGGAAAGTCAACAATGACCGTTATTTTTAGTAAAATAAAGAATACCTTAAAAATATCAATACCAGGTGTTATGTTGTCTTATATAATAGCTATTTTGTTTATTGTCATTTGGACTTTACTTGTAAAAAATAAATTTTTAAATAACGCCTTAGAACACATATTGTTATTTTTGCATTCACTACCAAGAAATCTTACTGTAATTCTAATAATTTCTTTACTTTACTATCTAAGCATAAATCCAAAAAATTTAATAATAGGTGGATTTGCATGGTTTTTCTCATTTTTCATATTTAATGCTACAATGCTTAAACAATCCCTTGATAAAAATTTATCTGAGCCTTACATAACAACTGCAAAATCAAAAGGGATAAAAAAATCCCATATAATATTATACCATGCCTTAATCCCCTCTCTATCCCCACTAATTACCCACCTTAGACCTACTCTTGCAACAGCCTTCTTTGGAGCATCTTTAATTGAGACAATGTTTGGAATTGATGGAATAGGCACGTTAACAGTCAATGCTATAAGAAATAATGATTATGTTCTCTACAGAGATTTGCTAACTATTGGTGTTTTTATTATGCTTATACCAAATTTAATAACTGACATTGTAATATATAATATTAATCCGTATAAGGACATATTAGAATAA
- a CDS encoding septum formation initiator family protein, with amino-acid sequence MFLMKKIMLSIYAGLISYFIITPIFGERGVVSYKELNSNLILMKNHIQKLKEIQKTLQTKYINLQVSKPEILREASKIGYYPKGSIVIKNLNKIENYYQGSILKIQNASKNKSIDKNFYLISTVISLIVYFVLGYLDQIKNTYQRR; translated from the coding sequence ATGTTTTTGATGAAAAAAATTATGTTGTCCATTTATGCAGGACTAATAAGTTACTTCATAATCACACCAATATTCGGAGAAAGAGGAGTTGTGAGCTACAAAGAATTGAATAGCAATTTAATTTTAATGAAAAATCATATCCAAAAATTAAAAGAAATCCAAAAAACCCTACAAACAAAGTATATTAACTTACAGGTATCTAAACCTGAAATCTTAAGAGAAGCAAGTAAGATAGGATATTATCCCAAAGGATCCATAGTAATAAAAAATCTTAATAAGATTGAAAATTACTATCAAGGAAGTATTTTAAAGATACAAAACGCATCAAAAAATAAAAGCATAGATAAAAATTTTTACTTAATATCCACAGTAATATCTCTTATTGTTTATTTCGTATTAGGTTATTTAGACCAAATCAAAAATACTTATCAGAGAAGGTAA
- a CDS encoding DUF4340 domain-containing protein: MNNKELLLGKKENIKIIMIIILTSTFFLGILFSNENQVAKLLQEPFFAIDFNKIAKIETELEGTITKSGKGWELTYNNINLPIDERRVSSMIQALEKLQKNKLVSRDPKIHKELGIKENPDFKLFDDKNNLLTEIFIGNPGEGDTRLAYIKSNNDNVYLTNNIFLSYKGNSYNTFANTKLFSNREENTKLESLILKVLKKPNKDEEDAIQNDYNISTKDGLYFFNQEVLHKERLLQTIQEFSTDGFEIDTLKINDYRLQYNIELTWNNKSVNNIDIYLNKNEKDSNILMKKDNDIYYHITTKWAFFDVFNLEKNIKDSYPNEGSLHNAHDHDHDHHHDHPHPHDHDH; the protein is encoded by the coding sequence ATGAATAATAAAGAACTATTGTTGGGAAAAAAAGAAAACATAAAAATAATAATGATTATAATATTAACATCTACATTTTTCTTAGGAATATTATTCTCAAATGAAAATCAAGTTGCAAAGCTTCTACAAGAACCTTTTTTTGCAATTGACTTCAACAAAATCGCAAAAATTGAAACAGAACTTGAAGGAACAATCACAAAATCAGGAAAAGGATGGGAACTTACCTACAATAACATCAATCTTCCAATTGATGAGCGAAGAGTAAGCTCTATGATTCAAGCTTTAGAGAAGTTGCAAAAAAACAAACTTGTAAGTAGAGATCCAAAGATACATAAAGAACTTGGCATAAAAGAAAATCCAGATTTTAAACTATTCGATGACAAAAATAACCTACTTACAGAAATATTTATTGGAAATCCAGGAGAAGGTGATACTCGATTAGCTTATATCAAAAGTAATAATGATAATGTATATTTAACAAATAACATCTTTTTATCATACAAAGGCAATTCTTACAATACCTTTGCCAATACTAAACTTTTCAGTAACAGAGAAGAAAACACAAAGCTAGAAAGCTTAATCTTAAAAGTACTCAAAAAGCCAAATAAAGATGAAGAAGATGCAATACAAAATGACTATAATATATCTACTAAGGATGGTCTTTATTTTTTCAATCAAGAAGTATTACACAAGGAAAGACTCTTGCAAACAATCCAAGAATTCTCGACAGACGGATTTGAAATAGATACACTTAAAATCAATGACTATAGGCTCCAATACAATATAGAGCTCACATGGAACAACAAAAGCGTAAATAATATTGATATTTATCTTAACAAAAATGAAAAAGATAGTAACATCTTAATGAAAAAAGATAATGATATATATTACCATATCACTACTAAATGGGCTTTCTTCGATGTATTCAATTTAGAGAAAAATATAAAAGATAGCTATCCTAATGAAGGCTCTCTACACAACGCACATGATCATGACCACGATCATCATCACGACCACCCCCACCCCCATGATCACGATCATTAG
- a CDS encoding GldG family protein has product MKNKHNDILNLTLNLAIIFLVLCNISIFIYKIDFTKNKAFTISKVTKDLFVNANEKIYITYYNSASLGNYFAFPEQIKNFLTTFSDASKGKVIYREIDADRSTTPLEQIGIPSQQIDLRDINQLSILKIYSGIEIIYEGKREVLPVVTEIGNLEYELASSLDKLVNNTKKVLGLVFGDASLKEAHKGFIEIMKKGFKTEVKEINLDKELLEDINGLFIIGAKELSGESIKKIDEFIINNGKVLFATSKIDYNPQSPYTTNPIKSEFFNLIESYGIKYNENIILDKRAPNLFLGGYFQVYYPWILIDKSNIIDPENPLLKNFYDAIIPWSNSLELVDNKESDIKYLPLFVSSKESWQVSDENISSIAMHSFDVPKTFDKDAKQKILGYFVEGKIKSLYKDKKSENSKIILLGSNMIFSDYMYNGSPSNFELAGRMSDYLMQKEAFFNIKSREVRSKLKFANSSQEMLNAKFSLIIINLIILPIAIIIFGLIRFTKKRRIN; this is encoded by the coding sequence ATGAAAAATAAACATAACGATATTTTAAATTTAACTTTAAACCTTGCAATAATATTTCTGGTTCTTTGCAACATATCTATTTTCATTTACAAAATAGATTTTACTAAAAATAAAGCTTTTACAATTTCTAAAGTTACAAAAGATTTATTTGTCAATGCAAATGAAAAGATATACATTACCTACTACAACTCTGCAAGTCTTGGAAACTATTTTGCATTCCCAGAACAAATAAAAAACTTCCTCACAACCTTCTCTGATGCCTCAAAAGGGAAAGTAATTTACAGAGAAATAGATGCTGATAGATCAACCACTCCTCTAGAACAAATCGGAATTCCATCTCAACAAATTGATTTAAGGGATATCAATCAACTCTCCATACTTAAAATATATTCAGGAATTGAAATAATTTATGAAGGAAAACGCGAGGTGCTCCCTGTAGTGACTGAGATTGGAAACTTAGAATATGAACTTGCAAGCAGTCTAGACAAGCTAGTAAATAATACAAAAAAAGTTCTAGGACTTGTATTTGGGGATGCATCACTAAAAGAGGCTCATAAAGGTTTCATAGAAATAATGAAGAAAGGTTTCAAAACCGAGGTTAAAGAAATCAACCTTGACAAGGAATTACTAGAAGATATAAATGGATTATTTATAATCGGTGCTAAAGAACTAAGTGGGGAATCGATCAAAAAAATTGACGAATTCATTATAAATAACGGAAAAGTATTATTTGCTACGAGCAAAATTGACTATAACCCTCAAAGTCCTTATACAACAAATCCAATTAAATCTGAATTTTTCAATTTAATTGAAAGCTACGGAATTAAATATAATGAAAATATTATCCTTGATAAAAGAGCTCCTAATCTTTTCTTAGGGGGATACTTTCAAGTTTACTACCCATGGATATTAATCGACAAAAGTAATATCATAGATCCAGAAAATCCCCTACTTAAAAATTTTTATGACGCAATTATTCCTTGGAGCAATTCACTAGAACTTGTAGATAATAAAGAAAGTGACATAAAATATTTGCCCTTATTTGTAAGCTCTAAAGAATCTTGGCAAGTTAGCGATGAAAATATCTCAAGCATAGCTATGCATTCTTTTGATGTCCCAAAAACCTTCGATAAAGATGCTAAGCAAAAAATTCTTGGGTATTTCGTTGAAGGAAAAATCAAAAGTCTATACAAAGACAAAAAATCTGAAAATTCAAAAATCATTTTACTAGGCTCGAACATGATATTCAGTGATTACATGTATAATGGTTCGCCTTCAAACTTTGAACTTGCTGGACGAATGTCAGATTACTTGATGCAAAAAGAAGCATTCTTCAATATTAAATCAAGAGAAGTACGATCTAAGTTAAAATTTGCAAACTCTTCACAAGAAATGCTAAATGCAAAATTTTCATTAATAATCATCAATTTAATCATATTGCCAATAGCAATAATAATATTTGGGCTTATAAGATTTACAAAAAAAAGAAGAATTAACTAA